In Camelina sativa cultivar DH55 chromosome 16, Cs, whole genome shotgun sequence, a single window of DNA contains:
- the LOC104750410 gene encoding FBD-associated F-box protein At1g66310-like, protein MEEDGVRAKVSRDEDGGKRVRAKVSGGKIAEVDDWLRNLPESLLCHLLLNLPTKYVVKTSTLSSHWRHLWRYVPGLDLDCRDFTEYDEVAGFIDSFLSFNNGESSIQMFKLRYHSELGGDVDEETDNANLTRWINTVVRRKVQHLALSWGEVPIPPTLYKSESLVSLKLSDAVLPNPEFVSLPSVKAILLESVKFANDLAFEKLISGCFGLERLTLYRSQNDNVKVLRVRSMSLLNFDYNGSTYTGPHEDLVVAIDAPMLEDLQLSDHLTESFIIDNMSSLKEADIDVQFNFCFGKKFDPIDIPKRNMIRNFLVAISNVKNMILSPSTLEVIYEYSKCELLPLFCNLSSLSVYFYNHSWEMLPVFLERCPNLKSLVVESATFPKDNTRILTRPWRLLSSLEYAEIESPLEGEAMEMELLSYLLENSPVLRRLTLYVDKDSNNESVILRELLRIPRLSSSCQVYVLDP, encoded by the exons ATGGAGGAAGACGGAGTTCGTGCCAAAGTCTCTCGTGATGAAGACGGAGGGAAACGAGTTCGTGCCAAAGTCTCTGGTGGTAAAATTGCTGAAGTTGATGATTGGCTAAGAAATTTGCCAGAATCTTTGCTATGTCATCTTCTCTTGAATCTTCCGACAAAATATGTGGTCAAGACTAGTACCTTATCAAGCCATTGGAGACATCTCTGGAGGTATGTTCCTGGTCTGGACCTGGACTGTCGTGATTTCACGGAATACGATGAAGTTGCCGGTTTTATCGATAGCTTCCTGAGCTTTAACAATGGTGAGTCGTCCATACAAATGTTTAAGTTACGTTACCATAGTGAACTAGGTGGCGATGTGGACGAGGAGACTGATAACGCTAATCTCACCCGGTGGATCAACACTGTTGTTAGGCGAAAAGTTCAGCACCTTGCTTTGTCGTGGGGTGAAGTGCCGATACCTCCAACACTTTACAAGTCTGAGAGCTTGGTTTCTTTAAAGCTCTCTGATGCAGTCTTGCCAAACCCTGAGTTTGTGTCTTTACCCTCTGTTAAAGCTATACTTCTAGAGTCCGTTAAGTTTGCAAACGATTTGGCTTTCGAAAAGCTGATCTCAGGCTGTTTTGGTCTCGAAAGGTTAACTCTGTATAGAAGTCAGAATGACAATGTAAAAGTGTTGAGGGTGAGATCTATGTCTCTACTCAACTTCGATTACAACGGCTCAACTTACACGGGTCCTCATGAAGATCTAGTGGTTGCCATAGATGCTCCTATGCTTGAGGATCTTCAGCTCTCTGATCATTTGACTGAGAGTTTCATAATAGATAATATGAGCTCACTTAAAGAGGCGGATATTGATGTTCAGTTTAACTTCTGCTTTGGGAAGAAGTTCGATCCGATCGATATACCGAAGAGAAACATGATAAGGAATTTTCTTGTGGCGATTTCAAATGTCAAAAACATGATCCTCTCTCCAAGTACTCTTGAG GTCATTTATGAGTACTCAAAATGTGAACTGCTGCCCTTGTTTTGTAACCTATCTTCCTTGAGTGTCTACTTCTACAACCACAGCTGGGAGATGTTGCCAGTCTTTCTTGAGAGATGCCCGAATCTCAAATCTCTTGTTGTG GAATCTGCTACATTTCCAAAGGACAATACTCGTATTTTGACTAGACCTTGGCGTCTCCTATCATCTCTGGAGTATGCTGAGATAGAATCGCCATTGGAAGGGGAAGCGATGGAGATGGAATTACTGAGTTACTTACTTGAGAACTCACCAGTCCTCAGGAGACTCACTCTATATGTGGATAAAGATTCAAACAATGAATCTGTCATCCTCAGGGAACTCCTTAGGATTCCAAGGCTCTCTAGCTCATGCCAAGTGTATGTTCTCGATCCTTAG